The Halomicronema hongdechloris C2206 genome includes a window with the following:
- a CDS encoding KTSC domain-containing protein, with protein MELQFVESSMIQAFGYDEKTETLLVIFNSGKTYQYSEVPKETYEGLLASDSKGSYMRNFVIDCYPYVLMKKR; from the coding sequence ATGGAACTACAGTTCGTTGAATCCAGCATGATTCAAGCGTTTGGCTACGATGAGAAAACCGAGACTCTGCTGGTTATCTTCAACTCCGGGAAAACTTATCAATACTCGGAAGTTCCTAAAGAAACCTATGAGGGGCTCTTGGCATCAGATTCGAAAGGAAGCTACATGCGCAACTTTGTAATTGACTGCTACCCCTATGTGTTAATGAAGAAGCGTTAG
- a CDS encoding carcinine hydrolase/isopenicillin-N N-acyltransferase family protein yields the protein MCSIFSRILDGQVIVGRNFDWIQLGDNLHFVPPTRLYGLTTYGLFLIEQFGSDRPLEGMNSQGLFMGMTGIHADNFSPRKHNDYPIRLDEFGAMRFVLERAATTPQAVAILDQAEIVPHGVEPYVRLQYFIVDRHGEFCVIAGQEQTVLKRLDAIPFAAITNFPLSLRDNVVCDRFATLQRALPSVIHVKEVMALVETVSTELTVYSCLYSLTQQTVSVCVERDFQSILNFSLDQEMAQGYGFYNFGQLKLMSPDRKDRFKDAQYEVQRGFA from the coding sequence ATGTGCTCAATTTTCTCCCGAATTCTAGATGGACAAGTCATTGTCGGTCGTAATTTCGACTGGATACAGTTGGGCGACAATCTTCACTTTGTGCCACCGACTCGGCTATATGGTCTAACAACCTACGGCCTGTTTCTGATTGAACAGTTCGGCAGCGATCGCCCCCTTGAGGGGATGAATTCCCAAGGACTGTTCATGGGTATGACCGGTATTCATGCCGACAACTTTTCACCTAGAAAACACAACGACTATCCGATTCGGTTGGACGAGTTTGGGGCCATGCGATTTGTACTGGAACGAGCCGCCACCACACCGCAAGCCGTTGCGATCTTGGATCAGGCTGAGATTGTCCCCCACGGCGTTGAACCATATGTCAGACTACAGTATTTCATCGTGGATCGACACGGTGAGTTTTGCGTCATCGCAGGTCAAGAGCAAACAGTCCTGAAAAGGCTAGATGCCATCCCGTTCGCTGCTATTACCAATTTCCCGCTATCCCTCAGGGATAACGTCGTCTGTGACAGATTTGCGACGCTCCAGCGTGCCTTGCCGAGCGTCATCCATGTAAAGGAGGTAATGGCCTTGGTTGAAACCGTCTCTACCGAGTTAACCGTCTATTCATGCCTGTATTCACTCACGCAACAGACGGTCAGTGTCTGCGTTGAGCGAGATTTTCAATCGATTCTCAACTTTAGTTTGGATCAGGAAATGGCTCAAGGGTACGGATTTTATAACTTTGGCCAGCTCAAACTGATGTCGCCCGATCGCAAAGATCGCTTCAAGGACGCGCAATATGAAGTCCAGCGCGGATTTGCATAG
- the feoB gene encoding ferrous iron transport protein B: MTCHSPSTTSTTTTTTTRRVALLGMPNTGKSTLFNRLTGAAAAVGNWPGITVDLLQAPLSLPEPMAGQQVELVDLPGTYDLGGFSDDERVVRQFLENFPIDLVLVVINAAQVDRQLRLLLQVKALGLPVLAVFTMADEARHYGVEIDGEGLAEHLGLAVEIIDAKRGQGHRQVLAAMASILAGEPESYRIDTLSETLAAGAERLPQQVEQALAGRVQMPAQLTRTVTETLDRVLLHPVLGLPCFFLGMLGIFWLIWTLGLPAQDAMDWLAGQLQRGLLEPVLQPLPPIVQDLALNGIWNGVATVASFVPLIVLFFMLMAVLEDSGYLARSAYLMDALMARLGLDGRSFVLQMMGFGCNVPALMGTRIMRSHTLRLLTMLVIPFALCSARLQVFVFIIATVFPGGNGALVLFSLYVLSFGAAIGTAALFQGRFPNDDPFVLELPPYRLPTLTQVLRRGWQEVTTFLRRASRFIILGCVAVWTLTALPPGATGPETIGGHIGQWLSPVMHPIGIDPYLTLALIFGFVAKEVVLGSLAVIYGLNAAAVSGYIGDHVSFAQGYSFCLFCLLYTPCLTTLVTLLNESKSWRFTLLSVGFSLALAWLTSWSFYQSARLLNLA; encoded by the coding sequence ATGACCTGTCACAGTCCATCCACCACATCGACGACCACAACCACCACAACGCGGCGGGTCGCGCTGCTGGGGATGCCCAATACGGGAAAATCCACCCTGTTTAACCGACTGACCGGGGCCGCGGCGGCGGTGGGCAACTGGCCTGGGATCACGGTAGATCTACTGCAGGCTCCTTTGTCTCTGCCTGAACCAATGGCGGGGCAGCAGGTGGAGTTGGTCGATCTGCCTGGCACCTACGATCTGGGTGGCTTCTCGGATGACGAGCGGGTGGTGCGCCAATTCCTAGAGAATTTTCCCATTGATCTGGTGCTGGTGGTGATCAACGCGGCCCAGGTTGATCGGCAGTTGCGGTTGCTGCTGCAGGTTAAGGCCTTGGGATTGCCGGTGTTGGCGGTGTTCACCATGGCCGATGAAGCTCGCCACTATGGCGTCGAGATTGATGGCGAGGGGTTGGCTGAGCACTTGGGTCTGGCGGTCGAGATCATCGATGCTAAGCGCGGGCAGGGACATCGTCAGGTACTGGCGGCTATGGCATCGATCTTGGCTGGGGAGCCAGAATCCTATCGCATCGACACGTTATCGGAAACGCTGGCGGCCGGAGCCGAGCGGTTGCCTCAGCAGGTGGAGCAGGCCCTGGCAGGGCGGGTGCAGATGCCGGCGCAGCTGACTCGCACGGTGACCGAGACCCTAGACCGGGTGCTACTGCATCCGGTGCTGGGGTTGCCCTGCTTCTTTTTAGGCATGCTGGGGATATTCTGGCTGATCTGGACGCTGGGATTGCCGGCTCAGGATGCCATGGATTGGCTGGCGGGGCAGTTACAGCGGGGGCTACTGGAACCTGTGCTGCAACCGCTGCCTCCTATCGTGCAAGATTTGGCCCTCAACGGCATCTGGAATGGGGTGGCCACGGTGGCCTCTTTTGTGCCGCTGATCGTGCTGTTCTTCATGCTGATGGCGGTGTTGGAGGACAGCGGCTATTTAGCCCGCTCGGCCTATTTGATGGATGCGCTGATGGCCCGGTTGGGGCTGGATGGCCGTAGCTTTGTGCTGCAGATGATGGGGTTTGGCTGCAATGTCCCCGCTCTGATGGGAACCCGGATCATGCGATCGCACACCCTGCGGCTGCTGACCATGCTGGTGATTCCCTTTGCCCTGTGCTCGGCCCGATTGCAGGTGTTCGTGTTCATCATTGCCACCGTATTTCCGGGCGGCAACGGGGCGTTGGTCTTGTTTTCCCTCTATGTCCTCAGTTTTGGGGCCGCCATCGGCACCGCTGCCCTGTTTCAGGGGAGGTTTCCCAACGATGACCCCTTCGTGCTGGAGTTGCCCCCTTATCGGTTACCCACGCTGACCCAGGTGCTGCGCCGAGGCTGGCAGGAAGTAACCACCTTCCTGCGTCGGGCCTCTCGATTCATTATCTTGGGCTGCGTGGCCGTCTGGACCCTGACTGCCCTACCGCCTGGAGCCACTGGGCCAGAGACAATTGGGGGCCACATCGGCCAATGGTTGAGTCCGGTGATGCATCCCATTGGCATCGATCCCTATCTCACCCTGGCGCTGATATTTGGCTTCGTGGCCAAAGAGGTCGTGTTGGGCTCTCTAGCCGTGATCTATGGCCTCAATGCCGCCGCTGTCAGCGGCTATATCGGCGATCATGTCAGCTTTGCCCAGGGCTATAGCTTTTGCCTCTTCTGCCTCCTGTATACCCCTTGCCTCACCACCCTAGTCACCCTACTGAATGAGTCGAAGTCGTGGCGGTTTACCCTACTGTCCGTGGGGTTTTCCCTGGCCCTGGCTTGGCTGACCAGTTGGAGCTTCTATCAGAGTGCTCGGCTGCTCAACTTAGCCTGA
- a CDS encoding DUF3796 domain-containing protein, protein MSNPQRKKFWIGFLGFLGFLGFLAFAQDAPPLLFYFTFFSFFSAFRYLREELKYLGLLGVVGFIVAILGVLGIISV, encoded by the coding sequence ATGAGCAATCCACAGCGAAAAAAATTCTGGATCGGTTTTTTAGGTTTTTTAGGATTTCTGGGGTTTCTAGCCTTTGCCCAAGATGCACCGCCATTACTCTTCTATTTCACGTTCTTTTCTTTCTTTAGTGCTTTTCGCTATCTGAGAGAAGAGCTAAAGTATCTGGGACTCCTTGGAGTAGTCGGATTTATTGTTGCAATATTGGGAGTTTTAGGCATCATTTCCGTCTGA
- a CDS encoding glycogen/starch/alpha-glucan phosphorylase gives MTTEQTQSIQVEDDRSGLGIETLRRAIADNLFYLQGKWPEIATLNDFYMALANTVRDRLMPRWLNTIRNYRRSEVRVVAYLSAEFLLGPHLGIKLINLGIEELVRQAVADSGLALEDLLAQEEEPGLGNGGLGRLAACYMESLATLEIPAIGYGIRYEFGIFDQELRDGWQVEVTDKWLQYGNPWEIPRPESAVMVRFGGRTEAYTDDEGAYRVRWIPARVVKGVPYDTPIVGYYVNTTNTLRLWRAEAAESFNFQAFNQGDYYGAVDQKIYSENLTKVLYPNDEPLQGKQLRLEQQYFFVSCALQDMIRLHRGAGGDLRQFHQKFAVQLNDTHPAVAVAELMRLLVDEHRLPWDAAWEVSQSTFGFTNHTLLPEALEKWPLPLFGSLLPRHLEIIYEINQRFLDQARVHFLGDSQKLAQLSLIDESGERYVRMAHLACVGSHAINGVAELHSELLKQTVLKDFYQLWPQKFQNKTNGVTPRRWLLLCNPRLSQLITEHIGTDWVCQLEQLRQLEAYAEDREFQRQWRQIKRAVKQDLADHIQQTLNIAINPDSLFDIQVKRIHEYKRQHLNVLHIITLYNRIRRNPDIDIVPRTFIFGGKAAPGYIMAKLMIKVITSVAEVVNNDPQVCDRIKVVFLPDYNVTNSQPVYPAADLSEQISTAGKEASGTGNMKFSLNGALTIGTLDGANVEIRQAVGAENFFLFGLTIEEVQQLQESGYNPWDYYNRTPDLKEAINLINSGFFSHGNRELFKPLVDSLVYDDPYLLLADYSAYIDCQDTVGQRFRETDTWTRMSILNSARMGYFSSDRAIREYCQDIWHVTPISVQLKPYVQADAGLKVENWHPDVL, from the coding sequence ATGACAACTGAGCAGACACAGTCGATTCAGGTGGAAGACGATCGCAGTGGCCTTGGCATTGAGACGCTACGCCGAGCCATCGCCGATAACTTGTTTTATTTGCAGGGTAAGTGGCCGGAAATCGCCACCCTCAACGACTTCTATATGGCCCTGGCCAATACGGTACGAGATCGGCTCATGCCTCGCTGGCTCAATACCATCCGCAACTATCGCCGCTCTGAGGTGCGGGTGGTAGCCTATCTATCGGCGGAGTTCTTACTGGGACCGCACCTGGGCATTAAGCTGATCAATCTAGGAATCGAGGAGTTGGTGCGCCAGGCCGTGGCTGATTCTGGCTTGGCCCTAGAGGATTTGCTGGCCCAAGAGGAAGAACCTGGCCTCGGCAACGGCGGTCTGGGTCGGCTGGCGGCTTGCTACATGGAATCCTTGGCCACCCTAGAGATTCCCGCCATCGGCTATGGCATCCGCTATGAGTTTGGCATCTTCGATCAGGAGCTTCGGGACGGCTGGCAAGTGGAAGTCACCGATAAGTGGTTACAGTACGGCAATCCTTGGGAGATCCCGCGGCCGGAGTCGGCAGTGATGGTGCGTTTTGGTGGTCGCACTGAGGCCTACACCGATGATGAGGGGGCCTATCGGGTGCGTTGGATCCCCGCTCGAGTGGTGAAGGGGGTGCCCTACGATACCCCCATTGTCGGCTACTACGTCAATACCACCAATACCCTGCGGCTGTGGCGGGCAGAGGCGGCGGAATCCTTTAATTTTCAGGCCTTTAACCAGGGAGACTATTACGGTGCCGTCGATCAAAAGATCTATTCTGAGAACCTGACCAAGGTGCTCTATCCCAACGATGAGCCTTTGCAGGGCAAACAACTACGCCTAGAGCAACAGTATTTCTTCGTTTCCTGTGCGCTGCAGGATATGATTCGCCTCCATCGGGGCGCCGGTGGGGATCTGCGGCAGTTTCACCAGAAGTTTGCGGTCCAACTCAATGACACCCATCCGGCGGTGGCGGTGGCGGAACTGATGCGGCTGTTGGTGGATGAACATCGATTGCCTTGGGACGCCGCCTGGGAAGTGAGCCAATCTACCTTTGGCTTTACGAATCATACGCTGTTGCCAGAGGCTTTAGAGAAATGGCCGTTGCCTCTGTTTGGCAGTTTGCTGCCGCGGCACCTGGAGATTATCTATGAAATCAATCAGCGATTTTTGGATCAGGCCCGGGTGCACTTTCTCGGTGACAGTCAGAAGCTGGCCCAGTTATCCCTGATTGATGAGTCGGGGGAGCGCTATGTGCGCATGGCCCATTTGGCTTGTGTCGGTAGCCATGCCATCAATGGGGTTGCTGAGCTCCATTCGGAGCTGCTGAAGCAGACGGTGCTGAAGGATTTTTATCAGCTCTGGCCCCAGAAATTTCAGAATAAGACCAATGGGGTGACGCCCCGGCGCTGGCTACTGTTGTGTAATCCTCGCCTGAGTCAATTGATCACGGAGCATATTGGCACTGATTGGGTCTGTCAGCTAGAGCAGCTGCGCCAGTTGGAAGCCTATGCTGAGGATCGGGAGTTTCAGCGTCAGTGGCGGCAAATCAAGCGGGCGGTGAAGCAGGATCTGGCAGATCATATCCAGCAAACGCTCAATATTGCTATCAATCCCGATTCCCTGTTCGACATTCAAGTGAAGCGCATCCATGAATATAAGCGGCAACACTTGAATGTGTTGCACATCATTACTCTCTATAATCGGATTCGCCGAAACCCCGATATCGATATCGTGCCCCGCACCTTCATCTTTGGTGGTAAGGCGGCCCCAGGCTACATCATGGCCAAGCTGATGATTAAGGTCATCACCTCGGTGGCTGAGGTGGTCAACAATGATCCGCAGGTGTGCGATCGCATCAAAGTTGTCTTCCTGCCCGACTACAACGTCACCAATAGCCAGCCAGTTTATCCAGCGGCAGATTTATCCGAACAGATCTCGACGGCGGGTAAAGAAGCCTCTGGCACCGGCAACATGAAATTCTCCCTCAATGGCGCCCTCACCATCGGCACCCTAGACGGGGCCAACGTGGAAATTCGCCAGGCCGTCGGGGCCGAGAACTTCTTCCTATTTGGCCTCACCATTGAGGAAGTGCAGCAGCTACAGGAAAGCGGGTACAATCCCTGGGACTACTACAATCGCACCCCAGACCTAAAAGAAGCCATCAACCTGATCAACAGCGGCTTCTTCTCCCATGGCAATCGGGAGCTGTTTAAACCCCTGGTAGACTCCCTCGTCTATGACGATCCCTACCTGTTACTGGCCGATTACTCTGCCTACATCGACTGTCAAGATACCGTCGGCCAGCGGTTTCGTGAGACCGACACCTGGACCCGTATGTCGATTCTGAATAGCGCCCGCATGGGCTATTTCTCGTCGGATCGAGCTATTCGGGAATACTGCCAGGACATCTGGCATGTAACCCCCATCTCAGTACAGCTGAAGCCCTACGTCCAGGCTGATGCTGGCCTCAAGGTGGAGAACTGGCACCCCGATGTCTTATAG
- a CDS encoding glycosyltransferase family 4 protein, which produces MHIAWLGKKSPFCGNVTYGREITNALLERGHRVTFLHFAQSADAETEHPDCVEVSLPFLFKSQILTIPSPKSGKLLIEALRQLQPDLVHASLTLSPLDFRLPEICDQLGLPLVATFHPPFDRKVRSLTSGTQHLTYQLYTPCLANFDRVIVFSNLQRDLLVKLGVPEDTVAVIPNGVDPQKYSPGPSTIKSEVNAEQLFVYQGRVSPEKNVEALLKGWRQARLGSSCKLVIVGSGPLTASLKMFYGAEDNVTWLGFVADEQRRIEILRGADGFILPSLVEGLSLSLLEAMACGVACIATDVGADGEVLEGGAGIILDPQRVSSQLQTILPICRDQPEMLDLLGRKARQRVLDRYTLSDNISHLEALYTEVVTPVTPPAALLTPLNLPNGSSS; this is translated from the coding sequence ATGCATATCGCATGGCTTGGTAAAAAATCTCCGTTCTGCGGAAACGTCACCTATGGTCGAGAGATTACAAATGCCCTATTGGAACGAGGGCATCGGGTTACGTTTCTCCACTTTGCCCAATCTGCCGACGCCGAAACCGAACACCCTGACTGTGTAGAGGTGTCTCTACCCTTTTTATTCAAGTCTCAGATCCTGACAATTCCGTCGCCCAAATCAGGCAAGCTTTTAATCGAAGCCCTGCGGCAGCTACAGCCAGATCTGGTCCATGCCTCCCTAACGCTGTCCCCTTTGGACTTTCGTCTACCTGAGATCTGTGATCAGCTGGGGCTACCGTTGGTGGCGACGTTTCATCCCCCCTTCGACCGCAAGGTGCGCAGCCTCACCTCAGGCACCCAACACCTGACCTATCAACTCTATACTCCCTGTCTGGCTAATTTCGACCGGGTGATTGTGTTTTCAAACCTGCAGCGGGATTTGCTGGTGAAACTGGGCGTCCCGGAAGATACGGTGGCGGTGATTCCCAATGGGGTCGATCCGCAAAAGTACTCACCAGGACCATCGACGATTAAATCAGAGGTCAACGCCGAGCAGTTGTTTGTTTATCAAGGGCGGGTGTCGCCGGAAAAGAATGTGGAAGCGCTGCTGAAGGGATGGCGGCAAGCCCGGCTTGGGTCCAGCTGTAAGCTGGTGATTGTCGGCAGTGGGCCCCTGACGGCTTCTTTGAAGATGTTTTACGGAGCCGAGGACAATGTCACCTGGTTAGGCTTTGTCGCTGATGAGCAGCGTCGCATTGAGATTCTGCGGGGGGCCGATGGTTTCATTTTGCCGTCCTTGGTGGAAGGCCTATCGTTATCCCTGTTGGAGGCCATGGCCTGTGGTGTGGCCTGCATTGCCACCGATGTGGGGGCCGATGGTGAAGTATTGGAAGGCGGGGCGGGCATTATTTTGGATCCCCAGCGGGTCTCGAGTCAGCTGCAGACGATTCTGCCGATCTGCCGAGATCAGCCGGAAATGCTCGATCTGCTGGGACGCAAGGCCCGCCAACGGGTGCTAGACCGCTACACCCTCAGTGATAATATTTCCCACTTGGAAGCGCTCTATACTGAGGTGGTGACACCGGTAACGCCTCCGGCAGCCCTGTTGACACCGTTGAATCTTCCTAATGGCAGCAGTTCCTGA
- a CDS encoding transposase family protein, with protein sequence MSITPRRKPPRNPLPKADKQANRTLARLRIRGEHSIRRLKRFRIFAERYRNRRRRFGLRLHLLAGILNYEMGLPI encoded by the coding sequence ATGAGCATTACTCCACGTCGCAAGCCACCCCGAAACCCCTTACCCAAGGCTGATAAGCAGGCCAATCGGACCTTGGCACGACTGCGGATACGGGGCGAGCACAGTATTCGTCGACTCAAGCGATTCCGCATCTTTGCCGAACGCTATCGCAATCGACGGCGGCGATTTGGCCTCAGACTTCATTTGCTGGCTGGCATTCTTAACTACGAGATGGGACTGCCAATTTGA
- a CDS encoding GNAT family N-acetyltransferase, with protein sequence MSMLLVEPAAIQHLQALLLGPDALTHQFGLAIAPDINLSTTALAFSLRHLVEGKVWPRWWTHLFILNDSRLVIGYGGYKGNPDADGIVEIGYAIAPSYQRQGFATQAARILMERAFAAQVTCVQAHTLPQENPSTRVLRKLGMARVASLEHPEDGAIWRWERRDPLPLIRSAIPADAEAIHQLVMAVIIRDLHPELSSEGQQTLARIITPDSLRQRLQRGAKIWVAEEAENLVGVIEVTPQQHIKLFFVASHRRHRGIGRLLFEMVKHHTTGPITVNSSAYALPVYRRLGFLQHGPITSHHGITFYPLRYPR encoded by the coding sequence ATGTCTATGCTTTTGGTTGAACCGGCTGCTATTCAGCACTTGCAGGCATTGCTGTTAGGTCCTGATGCCTTGACTCATCAGTTTGGCCTTGCGATCGCACCCGACATTAACCTATCGACTACGGCACTGGCATTTTCCCTGCGGCACCTGGTGGAAGGCAAGGTCTGGCCCCGCTGGTGGACTCATTTATTCATTCTCAACGACAGCCGTCTGGTCATCGGCTATGGCGGCTATAAGGGCAACCCTGACGCCGACGGCATTGTCGAAATTGGCTATGCCATTGCCCCCAGCTATCAACGGCAGGGGTTTGCCACTCAAGCGGCCCGTATTCTCATGGAACGGGCCTTTGCCGCCCAGGTGACCTGCGTACAGGCCCATACGCTGCCCCAAGAAAATCCGTCTACCCGGGTATTGCGAAAACTGGGCATGGCCAGGGTTGCCAGCTTAGAGCATCCCGAAGACGGTGCCATCTGGCGGTGGGAGCGGCGAGATCCCTTGCCCTTGATCCGCTCTGCCATACCAGCCGATGCCGAGGCCATTCATCAACTGGTCATGGCCGTGATTATTCGGGATTTGCACCCAGAACTCTCGAGCGAAGGACAGCAAACCCTAGCCCGAATCATTACCCCAGACTCTCTGCGCCAACGGTTGCAGCGAGGGGCCAAGATCTGGGTGGCGGAAGAGGCGGAGAACTTGGTCGGGGTGATCGAGGTGACGCCCCAACAGCACATTAAGCTATTCTTCGTGGCCAGCCACCGCCGCCATCGCGGCATCGGACGTCTGTTATTCGAAATGGTGAAGCACCATACTACTGGGCCGATTACGGTCAATTCCTCTGCCTATGCCTTGCCCGTCTATCGCCGCCTAGGGTTTCTGCAGCATGGCCCGATCACGAGCCACCACGGCATCACCTTCTATCCCCTGCGATATCCCCGTTGA
- a CDS encoding GDSL-type esterase/lipase family protein, producing the protein MSQDSRICFLGDSFVNGTGDPTCLGWTGRVCAALAAAGRSITYYNLGIRGETSMALAQRWQGEATRRFAPGADNRLVFCFGTNDTTWERGRVRIDLADTLAHSRQILSIARTLAPVLLVSPPAIADPAQNQRTQRLCQGLQDLCADLSVPYIDEFMPLQQSVIWMTQVQAGDGAHPQAAGYEEWAQHILQHSVWQQWMTP; encoded by the coding sequence ATGAGTCAGGATAGTCGTATCTGTTTCCTGGGAGATTCCTTCGTAAACGGCACCGGAGACCCTACCTGCCTCGGATGGACTGGGCGTGTCTGTGCGGCCCTAGCGGCTGCCGGTCGCTCCATCACTTACTACAACTTGGGGATTCGGGGAGAAACTAGCATGGCCTTGGCTCAGCGGTGGCAGGGAGAGGCTACTCGCCGTTTTGCCCCCGGGGCCGATAATCGATTGGTTTTCTGCTTTGGCACCAATGACACCACTTGGGAGCGGGGCCGGGTGCGTATCGATCTGGCTGATACCCTGGCCCATAGTCGCCAGATCCTCAGTATTGCTCGCACGCTGGCCCCGGTCTTGCTGGTCAGCCCGCCGGCGATTGCCGACCCGGCTCAAAACCAGCGTACCCAGCGTCTTTGTCAGGGTCTGCAAGACCTCTGTGCAGACCTGTCAGTTCCTTATATCGATGAGTTTATGCCCCTACAGCAATCCGTCATCTGGATGACGCAAGTGCAGGCTGGGGATGGGGCCCACCCCCAAGCGGCTGGCTATGAGGAGTGGGCCCAGCATATCCTGCAACATTCAGTTTGGCAGCAGTGGATGACCCCATGA
- a CDS encoding RidA family protein, with the protein MPFDRQLVSSGTPWETSVGYARAVRIGPHVWVSGTTATDAQGGIVAPGDGYGQTLRILSNVEQALMQVGAALTDVVRTRLYVTDIAQWQAIGQAHGEVFGQIRPAATMVEVSRLITPEMVVEIEVDAFIQRAVEAL; encoded by the coding sequence ATGCCCTTCGATCGTCAGCTTGTCTCGTCAGGCACCCCCTGGGAAACGTCTGTGGGCTATGCCCGGGCGGTGCGTATCGGTCCCCATGTCTGGGTGTCGGGAACTACTGCTACCGATGCTCAAGGTGGGATAGTAGCGCCAGGAGATGGCTATGGCCAGACGCTGCGAATCCTCAGCAATGTGGAGCAGGCTCTGATGCAGGTGGGGGCCGCCCTCACTGATGTGGTGCGCACCCGACTCTATGTGACAGATATTGCTCAGTGGCAGGCGATTGGGCAGGCCCATGGTGAGGTCTTTGGTCAAATCCGTCCGGCAGCCACCATGGTTGAAGTCTCTCGCCTGATTACCCCGGAAATGGTGGTGGAAATAGAGGTGGATGCCTTTATTCAGAGGGCCGTGGAAGCTCTGTGA
- a CDS encoding cysteine desulfurase family protein: MSRPIYLDAHATTPVDPQVVQAMLPFFTEHFGNPASITHAYGWEAEAAVKSARQRIAAAINATPEEMVFTSGATEANNLAIKGVAEAYFAQGRHLITVQTEHSAVLDPCRYLEALGFEVTYLPVRPDGLIDLAELEAAIRPDTILVSVMAANNEIGVLQPLAEIGQLCCRLRQGSGIPLLHSDAAQALGKLPLDVQAMGIDLMSLTAHKLYGPKGIGALYGRRRQPRVRLAPQLHGGGHERGMRSGTLYTPQIVGFAKAVELALETMTAEAERLQGLRQHLWSQLQPLPAVRLNGHPTRRLPGNLNVSVAGVDGQALLLGLRTIAAVSSGAACSSTSTAPSHVLKALGHSDELAYASLRFGIGRFNTTAEIDRVAKGAIATIQSLRQATDLSGYVR, from the coding sequence ATGTCGCGCCCGATTTACCTGGATGCCCATGCCACGACGCCAGTCGACCCCCAGGTAGTGCAAGCCATGCTGCCGTTTTTCACCGAGCATTTCGGCAATCCGGCCAGCATTACCCATGCCTATGGCTGGGAAGCGGAGGCCGCCGTCAAATCGGCTCGCCAGCGGATTGCTGCCGCCATTAACGCCACCCCGGAGGAGATGGTCTTTACCAGTGGCGCTACGGAGGCCAATAACCTGGCCATTAAGGGGGTGGCGGAGGCCTATTTTGCCCAGGGTCGTCACCTGATTACGGTGCAAACGGAACACAGTGCGGTGCTAGATCCCTGTCGCTATCTGGAGGCTCTGGGATTTGAGGTGACCTATCTGCCGGTGCGGCCAGATGGTCTGATTGATCTGGCCGAGTTGGAAGCGGCTATCCGCCCGGACACGATTCTGGTGTCGGTGATGGCGGCCAATAATGAGATTGGCGTCTTGCAACCCTTAGCGGAGATTGGGCAACTGTGCTGTCGGCTTCGTCAGGGCAGTGGCATTCCCTTATTGCACAGCGACGCCGCCCAAGCCCTGGGGAAACTGCCGCTGGATGTGCAGGCCATGGGCATTGATCTGATGTCTCTGACGGCCCATAAGCTCTATGGCCCCAAGGGCATTGGCGCCCTCTACGGGCGGCGGCGGCAGCCGCGGGTAAGGCTGGCGCCGCAACTCCACGGCGGTGGCCATGAGCGGGGAATGCGCTCGGGGACGCTGTATACGCCGCAAATTGTGGGCTTTGCCAAGGCGGTGGAGTTGGCCCTGGAGACGATGACTGCTGAGGCGGAGCGATTGCAGGGGCTGCGACAGCACCTATGGTCGCAGTTGCAACCCCTGCCCGCTGTGCGGCTCAATGGCCACCCGACTCGACGGTTGCCGGGCAATCTCAATGTCAGTGTGGCTGGGGTAGACGGTCAGGCCCTGCTGCTGGGACTGCGTACCATCGCCGCCGTGTCATCGGGGGCAGCCTGTAGTTCCACCAGTACAGCCCCCTCCCATGTGCTCAAGGCCCTGGGCCACAGCGATGAGCTGGCCTATGCCTCGTTGCGGTTTGGCATCGGTCGCTTCAATACGACGGCGGAGATCGATCGGGTTGCCAAGGGTGCGATCGCAACCATCCAATCCCTGCGCCAGGCCACTGATTTGTCCGGATATGTTCGATAA